In Apteryx mantelli isolate bAptMan1 chromosome 8, bAptMan1.hap1, whole genome shotgun sequence, the genomic window ATACTCCTGATTTACCAGAAGGGACTTAGAAAGGCAGAATAAAAGTGGAATACAAAGCACTGACTTTTCTTAATATAACAAAAAAGAGGTGAGCTGAATTTCAGTCGGAGGGTGTAAGAACAAGCCTAGTGGCATATGCAGCTGTGCGCAAGGGGGGAACTGGACAGGAGAAGTGTGGCTGTGAATCTGCTCTGGTTGTTAATGTTCTCATCAGAAGCATGTGGTGATTTGGAGAGAATGGGTCTGTTTTTTCTATCTCTTGTTGCAAAATACTATTCAGGAGCTCTTACCAAAATAACAATTAGTCTTTCAGATAAAGTTGACACCTGCTTAATGATATTCAGAGTTTAATATCCGTTTAAagatcccccccacccccggatGCAAGAGCATTTGTTTAGTTTTGGACTGCTTCCTTCCTCATTTAAATGTTCCTTCTCTTATTAATCAAAATGAGAAGTTGTAAATTCTCTTCCTACCTTTGGAATGAAATTTAGGTGATGCAAGGTAAATACTGGAAGTGCTGAAGTTAAGCCCTGAGTCTGAATTGATGGATACCTCTTACACAGTAAACAAGTTATACTGCTGAGATttactgtcacgctatgaaggctATGAAGTGACTCGCCCGTCACTTATAAAAGTTTAAGTCAGCAAACCATATGCCTGAAACCAAGTCTTGCAGATTTTTTCAGGATACAGGagggaaaaatatttgaaaaatatttgaatactTTTTATCCAAAGCATCTTAAATCGGTAGGAAAGAATACCTTTCTGATTTAAGACTTTCTTTAAACTTCTGTGTAGTTTCACTAGATGTTGTCCTAGTGTTAATGTGCAGGAGTTGCAGCAGTGAGCATTTTATTCTCATTGTTCATTAAGCGTTAAGTGCTAATTGGTTAGCTCTGTCTGCTTCAGTACACAAGTCTGGCTTAGAGAAGAACCATACTTCttggatagatttaataaaaagcaaagtcTTTCTTCAGGTAGTGTGAATCCTTATGTACAAATCAACTTGCCAAAGCTTTGAGTTAGATTATGACCTATATTCAGATGTTTGCTCCATGTCCTGTGTATACATGAGTGTTCAGTTGAAGAATTTTGGAAAAACTGTTCAATAGCTAGCCTATCTTGTGGTCAGAGTCATAAAATGACTGTCATAAAATTCTGTGAGAGTATTGTTGGCTAATGTTTCTAAAAGTTGAGATCTAAAGGGCTTGTCTTAAATTCAGGTATGGTCTATGTAGTGTAGATAAGATTTATTAACTTTTCCATAAAtactttttctgtaaaatagaAAACTGGAGTAGGAAGGGATATTTCATAATTGCTACTCTGCTGGCCAGTTCATCACTGAAGCTCTCATCGTCATCAGGGATAAGATTGattgattgtgtgtgtgtgtctctctctctctctctctctctctctctctatatatatatatatatatgtgtgtgtatatatatatatatgcttgttttctgaaataaacCAAATAAATTTACTTTAGTTGTTGATAGTATCATGTAAGTGAAGAGCTGTTTAAGCACTTTTAAATTCTGTCCAGTAGAGAGCAGTTGTAGCTATTGTACTTGTAATACTTTTCTTCCTCCAAATGGTGAAAAGTATGTTCATAGTTACCTGTTTCTGTGAGTGTTCTTAACACCcacaacttaaaattttaaatttcaattaaaaaaaaattacaaaaatgaaaaggcaAATAAGCTTTAGATATGAATATATATTAGAACCTTAAATAGTTAGTACTTTCCTGCTTAAAGTCTAAGACCACTAAAGTGTCTGATAAAAGTTTGTCCTTGAAACTAAAACTTTTTGCATCCATAGGATAATTAATTATGAAGTATGCTGATACTTACAGAAATATTGAATAGAGTTGATTTTTGCTTGAACATTCATGGATACTTTACAAACAGAACTTGAAATATGAAGAGAGCTATTTGCTAGCCCTTCTCAGTCAGCATTTCAAATAATCTCTTTCAAGTCTAACTTAtttcagtttcttaaaaaaaggaTGATTGTTTTAGCTGTttcagaaatgacatttgtaTCAGTGGAAGCTTAGGCTTTAGATGTCTGCAAGTTTTGAAGTGTCAAAGATAGGGATATACAGTTCTTAATGTTATGAAAACTTAATGTGAAAACAAAGTGTAAAGCTTGCATATTTCAAACACCTTTTACTTTGGAAATGAAGCATTTGATATCTTTGGCAAGCTTTTATGAGTCAGGAAGCTTATTTGATATCAGTGAGCTTCTCTGTTTCTTTGAGTGCCTCTTACCGTTTCTTATGTGGGTTAGTGACTTGATTATACTTAATGTTAAAATTTGCTGTTCTAGTTTGAATAAAACAATAAGATTAAAATTTGACAGTTCTGCGTTTGTAAAACTTAGGCCATCTACTAAGAGGTCAAGAAATGGATGTTTCTAGTTGTATTTAATTTTGAACCCTCTGATGTGCAGAGTAGTATTTGCTGTTCCGACTGGGGTTCTGATCTGATGAAGCAAAGCTGGGGTAGTGCAGTTCTCAGTTATCTGCTCGAAGGTTGCCAGTTTCAGTGGTAATGCAGTGACTAAGTTACTTTTCTTTGATGGGTTATTCCTGTTTCAAATAGTCATTCTTATTGACAATAGCTGTAGTGTATTTAGTTTTACGTGAGTCCCTTTTTCTCTTCATCACAGAATCATTTCTTCCTCTGTGGCACCTAGGAAAAGATAATTAAGAGATGATATTCaaattttgttttacaaataaTGCGCACTTTCTTAAAAATTTATAGAAAAATAGTGCAGCCCTGCCTGTATGCTGAGTCAAGGCATCtgttaaaatatgttaaaataaaagatgttttttaagtttctcttctgaattttatgACTTCTTTGAACTGCAAGACCAGATTGTTCTTCTTTGGGAGTGATGAATTATCTGTTGGTTCTGTATCAAAGACTGAATTAAAGGCTTCTGCCAGAGACAGAGTAAGTTTCCACAAACGTCTGCGTTTTATGTCTCATGGATCTAGATTGCTGAGGACTCCTGACTTCTGAAGTGAACTAAGATTGGTGAGCACATCTTATCCACTAACTTGAGTGGGGCTGCAAGTGCTGAAGCATATATTTGGCTATCTGTCATCATTTAGTCAGTCTCTGGTAGTACATTAGGAGCAGAATCTCCAGTAGCTGCCCTCTTTTACCAGGCCTTGTAATAAGCATTGTTTTTGGCATGATGTTTCCTGTCCCCAGATCGGGGACATTTTCCAGTTGGTGGCTTCTAGGTTGGGAACCAAGATGGTTGAGAGCCATTACGAAGAATGCTGTGTTTTTGAACATCTCAAAGCCTGGTCTAGTTCTATTTACTGTTTCAGCTGGAACGTATGAATAGACTGGTGTTGCTATTGGTGATGATGCTGTATTTGTGGTGTTTTCAATTTACTGAAAGCAAGACCACTTTTTGCAAATAGTGATATCTTGCAAAAGACTGGAAGTTTTGTAGAAAAAGCTGTGACCAtaaaactgtgtttttttcccaATGGTTTATTCTCTGctaacattttaaaacactttcttAGCTAGAAATTCAAAAGCTACAGTAGGAACAGGTTCTTTTGCTTGTTGAAAACTTGGATAAAATAAAACGTTGACTACAACTACATGGGGCAGTACATAATAGAATGTGAATGTGTTGAAGTGGTTTTCTAACATAATCTTTGAATGTCCATATATGACTATAACCATAAAGTTAGATCAGTCTGCAGTAGGTAGTGTTTAGTCTTTCTTCTTCCATTTAACAGCCTGACTTGGACAGAGCATGAGGCAATAATATTTGTCAGACTCAGCTGGTCCCGGAAGGCAGTTTGACTCTCCAGGTCATGTATTTTTGAATCAAGGAGCCCTGGGGAGGCTGGTGTAGGCACAGGCGTGTCACTGGATGGAGCTCGCCTGGCTCTGTCTATGCTTTCTAGCTTGGATTCAACCCTGGGCTCTTCCAGATGTGAGCAGAGTAGCAACTTTAGAGAAGAAGAGGGAGAGCAATACCCATGGATCTGGAAGAAGGTGATAGCTGCTGCCACTTCGTTGTTTCCCATCATTCAAGGAAAACTTGCTAGCGTGGTGGTAGCTTTTGGAGTGTTTGGAGCTGTGCCCAAGTGAACGAGTCTTTCCTGTGCATTGGGACATGTGAAACAGACAGCTGGGTAGTTCAGCCTGGCGCTTCGCTGTTGCATTTCTTCCCCATTCTGTTCAGCTTGTATTCTGCTATTTAGATATTTCATTACTGTGATTTGTCTCAGCACCTCATTACTCTGGATAATAACAAAATGACTGAAATgaattttaattctgtattttttttaatttggcattgtaaaatttttaattaaaacatgtcTGTGCTCACTAGATGGCAGCAGATTCCTTAACTGTAGGAATGAAACAAAAACGTTCTGTAGAAACAATAGGTATTTGGTACTTTGAAGTGCAAATAAACTTTAATGCCATATATATTTTAGGATTAAAATATTAGTCAATGAGATTGTGGAGCTGGATGCAAAGTACAGCTGACATTATAGCTCCTCTGAAAATTACTTAAGACATTTAACAATACTTTCTCGTGGAACTGTTTCAAGATTGAACATGGCAAGTAAATGACACTGAGGCTTGAATTTCAtcctatttttgttttgattaaacATCTTCAGTTTACAGCTATGTTACCTTCATATTACAGACAAtataaaaagcaaatggaaaacaaaatatatgCGAGTCATTGCAAGTGGAGTGCAACACTAAAATAGCTGATGTTATTTCTCTAAAAATGTAATTGCAATTTCAGAGTTATCttccagtgaaaatattttcctttgagaaATTACTTTCCATTTTGCTGAGGAAAATAGAAATACGTGATTTGTGATGTGTGTAGACATTTTTAGctgatttttaaaagttgttcaaaatgatattttaatttttgatatGTACCTAAGTTTAatgttgcatttctgtagttcttGCTCTTCTCCATTTGGCAGTTGTAAAGAAAAGCAATCTTTGTCTGAGGTTTTCTGCTCTGAATAACAGGTCTGCATTTTACTAAATGAGCTTTTTAGTTGGTGGGTAACAGGAGTCCAGTGAAATTCACTGTATCTCCCTTAGACTCCCAGTGTTAAAATCAACtagactgttttaaaaataactatatATTGGAAGAACTGtttacaaaatgaaatgaaatgtgacaGTGAAGAAAAAGCTCATGTGTTCAGGAACATGCTTCATGATATCAGTCTGGCGATGGATTTTTTCAAAGATTAGGGCCCTGTAAATTCAGGGTTTTTTCCTGTACTttggaggaggaaagaaggatgAACTTATCTGCTTGATGAAAATTAGATAAAGGAGTATAAAGGCACAGCATCTAGTGAAATTTATTTCTGCTTGAAAAGACTATCAGAAAGAAAATTGGAAATAGTAAGGGGTAAATATGCAGTCACTCATACTTAAAACAGCTGGATAGGGTTGCCAAAACCTGTCTAATAATAATGTGAGAAAACAGTAGCTTTCAGAGAAGTACTGATTGGGAGCTTTTGTAACTCTGATGTTTAACAGTCAGACCCCATTTTCCAGGTACATGAGGAAGCCTAGTCAGTATGATATGACCCAAGAAGTCATGTTCAGGGCTTGAAATGATGGCTCAGCCACCAGTCTTCAAAGCTGATATGTGGTGATATTTTCCACTACTACTTATAAGACTGACTTTAGTATTCTAAGGCTTGTGTTTTTATCATTTATTCAAGGGTGGATCTTAATTGCTTGCCTCTAAACTAACGTCACAGTTCTGAAgttcttttgtattttgaaaagtttaaaataaaggcCATATTTATTTGTGTATGGAGTGGGATAATTAGCTTCTTGTAGTTGAATACATGTTTTCCATCAGTAGAAACCCTTATTGACCTATTTGTtccattttcattaacatttCTAGCTTGTGTCACGCTTCTCTTATAGCAGCCTTTTGAAGGATGGAATGCACTTAGGACTGGTATGTTTAAGTAAAACACTGGGAGTATACAGCAAAACTGTATTTCTGCAATAGCAGATTTCTTGGTGAAGTAAAGGTATTTGCATATTGCATCTTAATTATACAAATGTTTTATAATCAGTGATTTGTTCTACTtaatcttttctcactctgttgaAAAAGTAGTCTCAATCCTTGTTTGTAATATGTTTGCCAGAGTAGGCAGTGATATAACACTTTTTTTGTTAGAGCAGGAAAGGTTCATAACTCACAAGAGGCAGATCCCTGCGTGAGTCATTTAGGTCATTCCCACTTGTGTGGAAAAAATATTACATCATTGCCCTGTACTCAGTGTTCTATTTATACCATGCCAGAATTTTAagtacattttgctttttttagatGCAGTAAACAGTATTGGGGGGTTGTCTTAAAGTAAAGTTACTGCTAGGCCATAGAAGGAGTATTACTTAATCAAGTATTTACAGAGAGTCCAgaggcagaggagtgtgctgtcTGCTAATTCAGGCTTGCAAGGGGGAGACCTGTGTAGTGGAAACAGTAGATCTCTGTTTTTGGGgtgtttggtggtttttttgttgtttttttgtgttttttttttttaactctgctgTATTCTTAAGCTTCTAGTTTTtgattggttttttttcctcttggtttttTCAAATCAGTAAAATCCTAAGGTGAAGCATAGCTGTAAACATGTATGGCTGACAAGTATTGGTGAGAGCACCTCTAACCTAGGTTTATACTCTTTAGATTGTGGAGATTTCTTATATTCATGTACGCTTTCAAATTCAAGCATATTTCCTGCATAATCTTATGTGAAGAACAAAGTTTCTCATTCAGATTAGAGTTTATTCTGAGAGTAATTGTGCAGTTGTACCACTCTGCTCCTGTATTTTCTCCAGCTTTATATCTTGTGATATTAATATCATTGTTTTTTACTCTGTTGCTCATGTTTTCATCAGGTTAAATTGGCCTCTGTGGTTTTATATGAAGCAGGCTTCCATACCAGAAATTTTTCATGCAGTCAGTACTACTTATTTTTTGCAGACATTCCCTTCACAACTCACTTAAACATTGATGAAGGTAGTGAATCTTTTCTCAGGTTTagcaaagcaaaggtggcaattaTATTGATGTTTCTTCTGGTATCCTATGCAGATGTAAATTGCCTGACtgctaaaaattaaaacaatgtgttctcttctttttgtgctttttctctatgtgtatttttttaattttgtagtaTTTCTCTGGAGGCAGCACACCTATGAGATGCAGCTCTACCAGATCTGTGAATAGAATGAACTATATGGGCAACAGTGTGTGGttgtgtggtgttttgttttttttttttttttttggtgcgtTTCCCCCCTCAAGCTGGTATCATTGTAATTACTTTAGGTTTTTGCCTGCCTCTATGGTAGGGTTGTTTCTCAATCTGAAAGTTGCTGTGACAAAGGCTTAGGTGAGTATGAGAGGGGGATTCTGCCAGGGAAGTTAGTTCATTCAGAGAATGTGGGTTTCCTgtcccaccccccccccttttttttttttcccttttctctcctcttccctcttcttgcttACTCTCTGAAATTGTATTTAAACTCTTCTGGGTATAGTGGAGCAGACTGAGTTTAAGAAGAAAGAGTTGTAAATACATATGTGTTAATACTGTCAAGCATCATAAATGAAGTGGAGTTGGGCAGGATCAGAACTCCCTTCAGGAACAGAAATAGAGCTGCAAAGTGCAGTAAGGTAGGTTAGAAGGTGACACATTCCTTCTGGAGTACTAAGGACTTGGAGCTCATGCACATGAGTGATATACTACAGCTTAATGAGCTTGTGCGTGATAGATAATTCACATGTGCGCTTTTAACCCATGGCAAATGTGAGGTAACTCGTTAAGTTACAATAACTTACTCATTTTCCTAAGCTCTGAGAACCTTCataggcagcagtgacctccagCTTGAAATCAAGATTTTGATTCCTTTTGTGTATTGAAGATCCCATGATACTGTTTAAGAACAGTAACTCTTTGTGTTCTGCATACATTTCCtcaattatttatattttcctaGCAGCTCGTTTCATATGTTTTCCACTGCGTTCTATTTTATCTGGTAAAAACTTTAGTGCATTACCGTGCAAATAACTATTCTGTTTGCAGATGCCAACACATTGCCTACTTTTAATGGAGAGCTCAGATGTGTAGTTTAATGTTTGTGAAATACTTCAGAATGTTGCATTCATGCAGACTATTGCTTTCTGTGAACTCAGGTGACCGGGTCATAGACGTAGGGTCAGAGTGGAGAACTTTCAGCAATGACAAAGCAACAAAAGACCCATCTCGAGTTGGGGATACCCAGAATCCTTTGTTGAGCGATGGCGACTTGAGTACAATGATTGGCAAGGTACCATTTAAAATACTAAATTCTACTAAGTTTGAGCATTTTTGTCAAGTACGTATTTGTGTGTCTGTAGGTAAGCTATGCAAAGAACGTATTTACGTAGAAGTTTTGTCTAAACTGAACTCTTAAATTCCAATAAAACTTAGCTAAATGTGACTGCCTCTGGGGGTGGCAGGAAAGGGCTGAATCTTTCATAAGAGAAAGGTTTGTAGTGCTGTGGGGCTACCTGCCACTCTTGATGTACTGCTATAAATAGAAAAGTTGATGCTGcagactttttcaaaaaaaaaaaaaaaccaacttgtTGACTTAGCATTCTAATATTTGATGTATTTAAGAATTCTGAAATAGTGGATACCTAGTTTTGAGGTCTCAATAGCTAGCGTTGTCCAACTAACATTTTTTTGTGAGAAATTCTGTATAAGGTTAAAATTGGAGAATCTGAAGAGAACTACATACATGTACTAACTGTTCTTTCAGCACTTAATCTAGAATTCTTTCACAATTCCAGAGTGCTCCAGAAGAAAGTATTAGATGTATATTTTGATTGAAGTACAGTTGTACAATATCGTCCTGCTGCCCTTGAGAGAAATAGCAAAACTAATCACACAAATGTATTCACTTTAATGAAGTAATGTGACCCAGATAAACATTCATTGATGTACTTTGTTATATTTTGTACTGCAAGATCCCAGTTCATAGTTGTGGATTTCCTAAATGTTTCATGCTGGCTGAGAGTTTTTTGCTCTGTTTGAAAGCCGAACAGGTGGAACTCGTGCTTTTGATGCCTTTCTTGCTGAGGTAGTCGAGACATGAGTTAAATGGAGATTCTCATAGAGACCACAGCCATAAGACATACCATTACTAAAGTCTGTTGGATCTCAGTTAAAACTCTATGGCTTCTGTTTCTCCATATAGGGAAAGGGACTCCTAACATGGCTGTCAAGGGCTGAAGCTAGCAAGCATTGTCCCTCAATCAGTTGAAGGCCCCAGTAGAAGGAAAGAGTAGATGACACGTTTAAATAGCAAATGCAGGGAGGATTGCTGTGGTTTATTTAAACAGTTGAGATGGAGGAGTATTTTCCAGCCCTTTTGTAGTTGTGAGCTGTATATTGGGATGGCTCTTGCAGAGTGCTTGTATAGATAATGCTAAGGTAAAATCCTCTGACTAATGGTACTTGCTTATAGCTATACCTCTAACTTGAATATACATAAGCAAACATTCAGAGGAAAAGGTAACCGTAAGTACTGGGAAGAaagttaagggggggggggaaggttttaCAGAGGACCACTACAAAATATCCTTCAGGTGCTGCACGGTGGACCAGAGAAAACCTCTGTGATGAAGGGGAATGCCTGATGGCCCTGGAAGGAGAGCAGTGATTTCTGGTAGAGGACCGGAAAGGTCCTGGCGCCTGCATAAACAGTGGGGCAGGGGACTTGCTGTCAGAAGTGGTAGGCCTTTGTTTGTGGTCACTCCCCTGACATCTGCAATGTTTTGAATAAATGCAGTTCCTGTAGGCGTTTGTCCATGGCATTAATCCAGGAGGCTGTGGTGCACATGAGAGAATGCATTGCAGAAAACaggggggtagtgctgtccaggAGGGAGTCTGGCCTGAGACCTGTGCATAACTTGTGTATTTCTTGAGCCAAGGAATGTCGTTCTGGCATAATTTCTGAAAGTTGAGTCTTGTGTTGCAGGCATTTGTTTGTAATGCGTTTTGTGGCCTGAAGTTTGTTGTGCTTGATTCTTGTTCGTTGCTTACTTCTAAACCTTACTGGAAAGCTTTGGATAGCTGGAGGTGCTCATTTGGTTGAGGAAGTAGGGTTGCCTCTAGTGCAGCCCTCTGCTGTGCTGGTGCCAGGATTATTTCTGGGTGATTCCTTCAAACTTCCTTGCAGATGACAGAGTAGAAAAAGCCAAGAACAGTCTTGGGATCTAGCGTCTGTCATAGAAGGCCACTTCAAGGGGCTTACCTAGAGGGAAATGTGTGAGAGATGGTTCTGTGCCTGCATCCTAGACTTGCACAGCCACAAGAAAGTGGGTGTGCCACAGATGTGGCCCTCAACAGTAGAGGTATTGATTGAGCTCATCCGAATTGGGTATAAGTGGAGTCTTTCCTTGGCTATAATGAAGAAGAGCAGCTCCTCTGTGAGCAAGGAGTAAGTCTAAGTAAGGAGTGAGCATATTAGTGTTGGACAGCCAAAGAACATATATTAAATGTAGATGTGTGCTAAGGAAAGATTATAGAATTAGAGGCTGTTTTAAAATAGAAGGACAATTCACAAGGAATGTGGTTTGGGAAAGAATGAAGTAGAACTCTGACTCCATCTAGGTGGCTGAGAGGAATGCAGTGGTGCCAGGGTATGATCTGTCCTTTATGTTCACTGTATCCAGGCCCCTCTTTGTACCACACATGGGCATCCTGATACATTGCTGAGTATAACTTAAGAACATTGTGTGTGTATGCTCAGTGTGAATAGCCATGTTAGCAGTTGGTCATGGATCAACATCTGCTTTGTGCTTACTGGTCTTAGCAAAACAGAACAGTTGTGTAGTATGTTTTTACAGTGACCATGTCAGTTTGTTTAAATGACCAAATCTGTCAATCAGTAATGCAAGTTGGATGCCCCTGCCTAGCTGAATTGTTTGAAGGTGTCAGCAAGGAATAAATGCATGCTGATTCAGGGTAATCTGTGTTTCTATTCAATTTGGAGTTGCTGTGAAGAAGCTCCTCTTTGCTTGAGAGAGCTCTCACAACCGCGTACACCGTGACAGCAAATGCATGATGACTTCAGAAGAGCAATGCCCACAATTGATGTTGAACTTACAGGCGATGTTCTTCTGATTATGAGCTATCACTAATCTGATCCAACATTGTTTGTCAAAGGCATGTTTCAGTGTGATAGCTAATTGAAGGCCGTAAACATTTTAACTCCCCTTAGTTAGGCAAGATTGGCATATTTAACAAAAGAATGCATTTGCACTACCAATTGTAAGGTACCAGAAATGTACGTTGGCAGTTTGTGTTGAAGTTTCCAGGCTGAACTGTTGGATCCTGTTTTTCCTAAGACCTCAAGCTTTTCTTTTAAGAGGTACTTGGTTTCCTTTTACAGGCAGAATACACAGCTTTTTGCATGTTGCAACAACCAAGACTTGCTACTTCTAGAAGGCAGAACATCAAATCAGATTTGAATAGGTCACTGAATTGGGTACTTATTTGTCCATGCATTCATTTCCATATTTAAGTTATCATTATAACAACTGGTCTCTAGTTGGCCATAAAACTTTATTCTTCTGAATCAGTGGTCTGCCAGAGAGAGTGCAGATGCAGCCCAAATGACATAGAGGTTACATAAAACTTAATCTTGGACCTCAGCAGTGGTAACCGGAGTATTGAGACACATTGCCTACatattattcatattttattctttaaactACTCTtactttaggaaagaaaaatccatgcATAATCTCTGTGCTCCTTGGAAATCAATTCTCAATTtcagtcagcttttttttttttggacagactTTTGCAAAGTATAGAACATGACATCTGGAACAATGCTTGATTGTGTGATTTACTTCAGTCATGTATATTTGCATAACTGTTCTAGCCTAAAGCTTTGAATTAGGGTTTATAAAGCTGAAAGGTGTTTGTAATGAGGAGGAAGTCACTTGTGTTTCACTGacaataaaatctttcttttcagggcACAGGTGCAGCAAGTTTTGATGAATTTGGAAATTCAAAGTACCAGAATCGCAGAACTATGAGTAGCTCTGATCGTGCAATGATGAACGCTTTTAAAGAAATTACGAACATGGCAGACAGAATCAACCTCCCTAGAAATATAGTTGTAAGTTCATGTCTCCATTCCTTAAATTGTTCTGGCATTGACTTAGTTAGCATAATATAATGAGCACATGAATTTTTGATATTGCTGCTAATTAAATGGCCCAGAGTTAATTAAATTTAGTCTTCTTGCTTTGAAGGATCgaacaaataatttattcaagCAAGTGTATGAGCAAAAGAGCCTGAAGGGAAGGAGTAATGATGCTATTGCTTCTGCTTGTCTCTACATAGCCTGTAGGCAAGAGGGTGTTCCAAGAACATTTAAAGGTAAGCTTTCAGTGATACAGAGTCAATTTTACtctaaagtaaaataaatatctAGTTACTGGTACCATAGGATGTTGGTTGTCTCTTATTCCTGGACTTTTTCCTGAATTGGTTGTTCTCAGCTATAGCCCACCTTTGAAAATAAGTCTACAAAACTTGTTAAATTCGGCAAGTGGGTAGGCTCTCAGGCATGAATTTTTTGGTGATAATACACTAAGAAGATTACCATTCAAGATTCATTCTCAGTATTGGTGGAATTTAAAAGGTATTGCCAGATCTGAAGATGATGAGGACTGTTCTAGTTAAATTTGAACCAACAGCTCTGATAAGTATGTGCATGTTTCCTGATGGGGATGCAACTTTGGCATTGAGTAGCAAATTTTCCCTATTAAGCAAGCTGTATGTATTAGCTGCTTATGGAACAGTTTGCAGTGACTTAACTGATTATGAAATTTCACAAGTGTGCAAAACTTCTTATTTGGTGGTGGTGGCTTTCATGACATTGACCTGATTTGTGGTGTTAAAATATATGGTGAATTGAAATTGCTTATGTTGGGAGAACAAATGCCATCAAGCCTGCagtttaattttttctctttgtttagaaATATGTGCAGTGTCCAGGATTTCAAAGAAGGAAATAGGCCGGTGttttaaacttattttgaaaGCTCTTGAAACCAGTGTTGATCTGATTACAACTGGAGACTTCA contains:
- the GTF2B gene encoding transcription initiation factor IIB translates to MASTSRLDVLPRVTCPNHPDSILVEDYRAGDMICSECGLVVGDRVIDVGSEWRTFSNDKATKDPSRVGDTQNPLLSDGDLSTMIGKGTGAASFDEFGNSKYQNRRTMSSSDRAMMNAFKEITNMADRINLPRNIVDRTNNLFKQVYEQKSLKGRSNDAIASACLYIACRQEGVPRTFKEICAVSRISKKEIGRCFKLILKALETSVDLITTGDFMSRFCSNLGLPKQVQMAATHIARKAVELDLVPGRSPISVAAAAIYMASQASAEKRTQKEIGDIAGVADVTIRQSYRLIYPRAPDLFPADFKFDTPVDKLPQL